A genomic stretch from Sphaerodactylus townsendi isolate TG3544 linkage group LG15, MPM_Stown_v2.3, whole genome shotgun sequence includes:
- the OSBPL7 gene encoding LOW QUALITY PROTEIN: oxysterol-binding protein-related protein 7 (The sequence of the model RefSeq protein was modified relative to this genomic sequence to represent the inferred CDS: deleted 1 base in 1 codon), with protein MGSHEKDPSSPKRALPPSRSNSTVSSKHSITRQVSESWEVVDELRIKARDGRKRELERQEGYLLKKRKWPLKGWHKRYFVLEDGILKYATTRQDVLKGKLHGSIDVRLSVMSVNKKAQRVDLDTEDNIYHLKIKSQELFNNWVAKLCLHRQVEKMDASQQPFHIGKGSHSVQACGSRHRVQMSESAPALSLLACPREKVNSWLGDSKSLDRCSAELSDCQEKLQELNQMLQNLESLPRIPSAPLISHSQSSTGTERTRKGKRSTRIWCTQSFAKDDTIGRVGRLHGSVPNLSRYLESCQNQALFSLPPEYSQLQRHFWLLAQKVHGSLSSVLAVLAAERDRLQALQRTLELQHSAAASAQGGRGSGIGIAAAGAPLHTFDNPERLRRFHSLSISSDTTLDSFASFNPDEPNTVLVKGQEQHQISNRSIVSLSDSHAEFFDACEVFLSASSSENEATDDESCLSEVTNSLSEEVTDMAGMSASCSKGPSAVRCFEDSSEGSLRLPVSLPLYLPGPGPGLPRRNCLPASHVHTSDVSLWNILRNNIGKDLSKVSMPVQLNEPLNTLQRLCEELEYSSLLDAACQSLDPCERLLYIAAFAVSAYASTYFRAGSKPFNPVLGETYECVRPDKGFRFISEQVCHHPPISACHAESNNFVFWQDMKWKNKFWGKSLEIIPVGTVNVRLPRFGDHYEWNKVTSCIHNILSGQRWIEHYGEVLIRNTRDSTYHCKITFCKARYWGSGVNEVQGAILSHSGKVIHRIFGKWHDALYCGVPPVSKCIWRPSPMPRDYEKNYGFTQFALELNELTPELKHLLPSTDSRLRPDQRYLEEGNVQAAESQKRRIEQLQRDRRRVMEDNNILHQARFFRRQVDANSKEFWVSNGSYWKLRAEPGFGNMDSAVLW; from the exons ATGGGCAGCCATGAGAAAGATCCCTCTTCTCCCAAAAGGGCTCTACCCCCTTCCCGTTCCAACAGCACCGTGTCTTCCAAACACAGCATCACTCGACAGGT CTCAGAAAGCTGGGAGGTGGTGGATGAGCTGCGGATCAAAGCCCGAGATGGTCGT AAGAGGGAGCTGGAGAGGCAAGAGGGCTACCTGTTAAAGAAGCGAAAATGGCCTCTGAAGGGTTGGCACAAG CGCTACTTTGTTTTGGAAGACGGGATCCTGAAGTATGCCACAACACGGCAGGAT GTCTTGAAGGGAAAGCTGCACGGCTCCATTGACGTCCGCCTGTCCGTCATGTCAGTCAACAAGAAAGCCCAGCGTGTTGACCTGGACACAGAAGACAACATTTATCATCTCAAG ATAAAATCCCAGGAGCTCTTCAACAATTGGGTGGCCAAGCTGTGCTTACACCGCCAGGTAGAGAAGATGGATGCTTCCCAGCAGCCGTTCCACATTGGAAAAGGTTCCCATTCTGTACAG GCCTGCGGCTCTCGACATCGGGTTCAGATGTCAGAAAGTGCCCCAGCCTTGTCTTTGCTGGCCTGTCCCCGAGAAAAGGTGAATTCCTGGCTGGGTGACAGCAAAAGTCTGGACAGGTGCTCTGCAG AGCTCTCTGACTGTCAGGAAAAGCTTCAAGAACTCAACCAGATGCTTCAGAACTTGGAGTCTCTCCCCCGcattccttctgcccccctcatcTCCCACAGCCAG AGTTCGACGGGCACAGAGAGAACCCGGAAGGGGAAGCGATCCACCCGGATCTGGTGCACTCAGAGTTTTGCAAAGGATGACACCATAGGCCGG GTGGGCCGCCTGCACGGCTCGGTGCCGAACCTCTCTAGATATTTGGAATCATGTCAGAACCAAGCCCTCTTCAGCCTCCCTCCGGAATATAGCCAACTTCAGAGGCATTTCTGGCTCTTAGCTCAGAAAG tTCATGGGTCCCTCAGCAGTGTGTTGGCTGTGCTGGCTGCAGAGCGGGATCGCCTTCAGGCATTGCAGAGGACACTGGAACTGCAGCATTCCGCTGCTGCATCTGCACAGGGTGGTCGGGGGAGCGGCATTGGCATTGCAGCAGCTGGG GCTCCTCTGCACACCTTTGACAATCCAGAACGTCTGCGCCGATTCCATTCCCTGTCCATCTCTTCAGACACCACCCTAGACTCCTTCGCCTCCTTCAACCCTGACGAG ccaaaTACTGTGTTGGTGAAGGGCCAAGAGCAGCACCAGATATCCAATCGCAGCATTGTGTCCCTCTCGGACTCACACGCGGAGTTCTTCGATGCCTGTGAAGTTTTCCTGTCTGCCAGCTCATCTGAGAATGAG GCTACAGACGATGAGTCCTGCCTCAGCGAGGTGACGAACAGTCTCTCAGAGGAGGTGACCGACATGGCGGGAATGTCTGCCAGTTGTTCAAAAG GCCCAAGTGCGGTACGTTGTTTTGAGGACTCCTCTGAGGGGAGCCTCAGACTACCCGTGTCTCTCCCTTTGTACCTCCCTGGGCCGGGTCCTGGGCTCCCCCGGCGGAACTGTCTTCCAGCCTCCCACGTCCACACCAGCGACGTCAGCCTGTGGAACATTCTCCGCAACAACATCGGCAAAGACCTCTCAAAGGTGTCCATGCCGGTTCAGCTGAACGAGCCCCTCAATACGCTGCAACGTCTTTGTGAGGAACTGGAGTACAGCTCCCTGCTGGATGCGGCCTGCCAAAGCCTGGACCCCTGTGAAAGATTG CTCTATATAGCTGCCTTTGCTGTCTCAGCTTACGCCTCTACCTACTTCCGCGCTGGCAGCAAACCATTCAACCCTGTGCTGGGGGAGACGTATGAGTGTGTGCGGCCGGACAAGGGTTTTCGTTTCATAAGTGAGCAG GTATGCCACCATCCACCCATCTCTGCCTGCCACGCTGAATCCAATAACTTCGTTTTCTGGCAAG acatgaaatggaaaaacaaattcTGGGGCAAATCCCTCGAGATCATCCCTGTGGGTACAGTGAATGTTCGGCTTCCTAG GTTTGGGGACCACTATGAATGGAACAAGGTGACCTCCTGCATCCACAATATCCTCAGCGGTCAGCGCTGGATTGAGCATTACGGCGAGGTGCTGATTCGAAACACGCGAGACAGCACCTACCATTGCAAGATCACCTTCTGCAAA GCGCGGTACTGGGGTTCCGGGGTGAACGAAGTGCAGGGCGCCATTCTCAGCCATAGCGGCAAGGTCATCCACCGGATCTTCGGCAAGTGGCATGATGCGTTGTATTGCGGCGTCCCTCCCGTCAGCAAGTGCATCTGGAGGCCCA GCCCCATGCCGCGGGATTACGAGAAGAATTACGGGTTCACTCAGTTTGCCTTGGAGCTCAATGAGTTAACGCCGGAGCTCAAACACCTCTTGCCATCCACAGACTCCAGACTGAGGCCTGACCAAAG GTATCTAGAAGAGGGAAATGTGCAGGCTGCTGAGTCCCAGAAACGGCGGATTGAACAGCTGCAACGTGACCGTCGTCGGGTGATGGAGGATAACAACATTCTTCATCAGGCTCGCTTCTTCAG ACGGCAGGTGGACGCCAACAGCAAAGAGTTCTGGGTAAGCAACGGAAGTTACTGGAAGCTGAGGGCCGAGCCAGGCTTCGGCAACATGGACAGCGCAGTCCTGTGGTAA